The DNA segment AGTGAGGGCGCTGCCGTCGGCCAGGTTCATGCCGATCCAGTCCCAGCCTTCGGCCTCGGGGTGCATCAGCGCCGTGCTGCACTCGTGGTCCAGCCAGGCACGGTTGTGCAGTGCCGTGGTGGCGTTGGCGGGCACGGGGTCGATGGCCAGCTTCTGGCCGCGCACGGTGATGTGGCCGCTCACGGCCAGTTGGGGCTGGCTGTAGTAGTAGCTGGCCTGCTCCGGCAGCGGGCCTTTGCGGGATAGGCCGCCCCGGCCCTGCAGCAGCACCGGCTGGGTGGTGGCCAGCTCCAGCTCCAGCGCAAAGTCGGCGGCCTGCAGCTTGGCGCTGTAGCGGCTGGCCTGTGCGGCGCTCTGGCCGGGGACAGGCTGGCGGGCCAGGCGCCAGTCCTGGATGTGCACGGACGTGTCGTCCAGCGCCGCCTCGGCCAGGCCAAAGCCGGCGCGCGCCATGCGCTGGTCGTGCAGCAGCACCTGGCCCTGCACATCACACAGCGCCACATGGGCGAACAGCAACTGCTGGGCGGCAAAGGCGGAACGCAGGCCCTGTGCCGCGTCCACCCGACTGCGGAAGAACGTCAGCTGAAAACCCCAGGGCCGCCCGCCGGCCTGCACATGGCCGGTGATGTACCACCATTCGGTGCCCAGATCGGGGTGGCTGCCAAAGTCGCGCGGAAAAGCCAGTGTCCTGGGTGGCAGGGCCCAGGCGCTGGACAGGGGCAGCAGCGTGCCGGTGCCTCCCAGCAACCCCAGTGCACCCAAGGTGCGCAGTGCATGGCGGCGGGGCAGGGACGGCGCGGTCGGCGCAAGAGGGGGCCGCACGCTCATACCCAGCGCTGCACCTGGCCCTGGCGGTCCAGCAACTGCTGCAGCCGGGCCAGTGCCGGGGCCACATCGCCCAGTTGCTGTTGCACCCACTGCGCATCGTGGTAGGTACACAGATAGCGTTCGCCGGCATCGCACAGCAGCGACAGGATGGAGCCCTGTTCACCGCGGTCGCGCATGTCGCAGGCCAGGCGCAGCATGGCCACCAGATTGGTGCCGGTGGACGGGCCCACGCGCCGCCCCAGCAACTGGCCCAGCAACTGCATGGCGGCGATGGATGCCAGGTTGTCCACTTCTTCCATGCGGTCCACCAGCGAGGGAATGAAGCTGGGCTCCACACGCGGGCGGCCGATGCCTTCGATGCGCGATCCGCAGGCGGTGAGCGTGGCATCCCCGGTGCGGTGGTAGGCGGAAAACACGCTGCCTTCGGGGTCGGCCACACAGACCTGCGTGGAAAGGCTTTGGTAGCGCACCCAGCGGCCGATGGTGGCGCTGGTGCCGCCGGTGCCTGCGCCCACCACAATCCAGCGCGGCACCGGGTGGCGTTCGCGTTGCATCTGGCTGAACATGCTTTGCGCGATATTGTTGTTGCCGCGCCAGTCGGTGGCCCGCTCGGCATAGGTGAACTGGTCCATGTAGTGGCCGCCGGTGTCGTGCGCGATGGTGCGGGCTGCGTCATAGACCTCGGCCGCGCTGTCCACGAAATGGCAGCGCCCGCCGTGGAATTCGATCTGCGCCACCTTCTCGGCCGAGGTGCTGCGCGGCATGACCGCCACAAACGGCAGATCCAGCAGCCGGGCAAAGTAGGCCTCGCTGACGGCAGTGGAGCCGCTGGAGGCTTCCACAATCGTCGCGCCCTCGCGTATCCAGCCATTGCACAGCGCATACAGAAACAGCGAGCGCGCCAGCCGGTGTTTGAGGCTGCCGGTGGGATGGGTGGATTCGTCCTTCAGATACAGGTCGATGCCGCAGCGGGCAAAGCCGGGCAGGTTCAGCGGGATCAGGTGGGTGTCGGCACTGCGCTGGTAGTCGGCTTCGATGCGGGCGATGGCGTCGTGGAGCCAGCTGGTCGGGATGGGGAGAGCGGCTTGCATGGTGCCCATTGTGCAATGGGCGGGAGACCGATCCGGGCCAGACCGTTGGTGCAGTGCGGTAGTGCGGCATGCCGTGGCGCTATTGCGGACGTACTACCATGGTGTGCGGCCGCACAGACCGGCGGCATGCTCTCCGATACCGAAGAAAGGATATGGACATGGCTTTCACCCTGCATGTGGGCAACCCGCCGCTGGACCCCCGGCTGGCACAGGTGCTGGAGTACTGGCTGGGCGCCGAGCAGCCCACCGACGCCACGGCACTGGCGCGCAAGCAGCTGTGGTTCAGCAAGGATGAAGCCGTGGACGAGGAAATCCGCCACCGCTTTGGCGCCGTGATGCAGGAAGCCCTGAGCGGCCGCCTGAACGGCGATGCCGCCACCCCGCTGGGGCGGCTGGCGGTGATCATTGTGCTGGACCAGTTCATGCGCAACGCCCACCGTGGCACGCCCAAGAGCTTTGCCGGCGATCCGCTGGCCTTGCAGCTGGCGCTGGAGGGCATTGCCCAGGGCCATGACACCGACGACCGCATTCCACCGGTGGCGCGCATCTTTTTCTACCTGCCGCTGGAGCATGCCGAGGATCTGGCCATGCAGCAGCACAGCGTGGTGGCCTTTGAGCAGCTGGCGCAGGAGGCGGGGCCCGCCACGCGCGATTTCTTTGCCGTCACCGCCGATTACGCCCACCGCCACCGCGACGTCATTGAACGCTTTGGCCGTTTCCCCCACCGCAATCCCATTCTGGGACGGGCGAGCACGGCCGAGGAAAAGGTCTACCTGGCCCAGCCCGGCGCGGGCTTCTAAGCACGGCCCGGCATCGCCCGTTCTCACAAGCCCTCGCAAGGACGTGGTACCGCAGTCGGGTGCATGCCCGCGCTGCGCTGCCTGGCGCGTGGTGCCACGCCTGCGGCATCTGGCTGGTGGTGTACTGCGGGGAATTCCGCCCAGGGGGTGCTCCTGGGACGGGCGTGCACACGGATAGCGGTTGGGTCACCTGCAGTCGGTGCAAGTGGATGATTTGAAAGTGTTTTGTGTTGTATCAACCACCCCGGCCGCACCTCGGGAATGGGCTGCCAGGGCGGCGATTGCTGGGTAAGATGAAACGGCAGCCCAGGTCAGTCTGTCCTTGGAATGCACCCGGGCCTGCACACCACCCCCCTCTCGCCGACCCAAGCAAAGGAGTGATGATGTTTCCTGAGTTTCGCGAACAGATTGCGGACATGCGCGCCAACGACCGCCATTTCAGCCGCCTCTTCGAACAGCACAATGCGCTGGACCATGAGATCAAGAACCTGGAAGACCGGCGTACGCCCAGTCTGCACACCCAGATTGAAAAGCTCAAAAAAGAAAAGCTGCTGATCAAGGAAAGGCTCTACACCATGCTCAAGGGCTGTGCCAACGGCACTGCACCTGCGTGAGGTGGTGCAGTGCCTGTAGCGCTGGCGCTGCGTGTCCCCTGCCCACCTGTGCACCGCGGTGCACAGGTGGGCAGGGGACACGGCCTTGCTGCGGCGCTGCCCTTGCCCGGTAGCCAGGGCTGGAGGCCAGTCTCCCTCCCGTGTGGGAGGCCGCATCTGCCCCAGGGCTGGCGCAAACGGGTCAACGCCCCATGAAAAAAGGCAGCTTTCGCAAGAAAGACTGCCTTTGTGTTATCTGCTTCCCGGTTCCTGGCCGGTGAAGGGGCGCGGTCAGCGGCCGCGTGGAGCGGTTTCCATGTTGGCAGCCTCCACCTTGCCCGCGTCGGCAGCCGTCTGTGGGTGACCTTGGGGTACGGCATCGCGGCGGCGCAGTGCCCAGCGCTCGATGGTGTAGAACGACAGGGCGGCCAGGGCCGTGGAGATGACAAAACCCAGCAGCACGGTGACCGGCCAGGCGAATTCCGCACGCAGCCAGCGCACCACCGGGTAGTGCCACAGGTAGATGCCGTAGGACAGCTTGCCGATGTAGACCAGCCAGGGCGCGGACAGCATCTCATAGACCAGTCCCTGGCCGGGCAGCACGGCCACCAGCACCACCAGAGCGGCCATTTCCACCACCGTCAGTCCCCATACCATGGGGCCCATATCGCCCCATTCCATGGCCATCAGCAGCGGCACGGCCAGCGGAATCCACATCAGGCGCGGCAAGTGCTGCTGCAGGCGATCCAGCAGCGGGTGGCGGTCCAGCACCAGGGCCGCCAGCAAGCTGCCCAGCAGCAGACCGGTGGTGCGGGTGTCAAAGCGGAAGAACACCGCATAGAACTCCTGACCCAGCAGCACCCACAGCACGCGCCAGGCCCAGCCCAGCACGAACAGGGCCGCAATCGCACGCCACAGCGTGCCCGGGCTGCTGCGGCGGGCCAGCCACAGCAGGGCGATGGGCCAGACCAGATAGAAATGTTCTTCCACCGACAGCGACCACATGTGCAGCAGCGTGTCCGGGCTGTCGAAGAAGGCAATGCCGTAATCGGCCAGGTACAGCAGCGACACCAGGGCATCGCTGTACACATCCTCCAGATCGGGCCAGACCAGGGGGGCCAGCAGCGCGTAGGCGGCCAGAAACACCGCCAGCGGGGGCATCAGACGGTAAAAGCGCCGGCGGTAGAACTCCCAGAAGTCGATGCGGCCCGTGGCCTGTATTTCCTTGAGCAGCAGCGAGGTGATCAGATAGCCGCTGAGCACGAAGAACAGGTCCACGCCAAAGAATGCGCCGTCAAACATGGGCGCATGGGCGTGGGACAGGATGACCAGCAGGATGGCGACCGCACGCAGTCCATCCAGTGCGGGGTTGTAGGCCAGCTTCAAGGGGTTCTGGGGCAAAACGCGGCACCTCCTCGGATCGGGCTCCGGGCCCGGTGTGCAAACAGACAAAGTGCAATCCTGCGCAATGCGTGCCATGGACTGCAGCGTGGCGCCAGGGACGCGGCGCCTCAAACAAGGTGTGGGGGTCCTGGTGCAGCATGTTCCGTACCCAGGGGCAGACAATCTGGACCTGTCCGTCTTCCCGCGCAGCGGCAGCGGATGGACATCCCACAGCGAAAGCGGGGCCTGGGCGGAGCGCGCCAGGAGGCTTTCACGGCATGCAGACTGAGTGCATGCGCAGCCCTGAAGTTCCGCTGTCCGGTATCCGGCACAGCCCGCAGGGGTGGGCGCATTCTAGCGGCAGCTCCCGGGCAATGTCGCTGGACTGTACGCAATGTGACAAACGAGACATTCCCGCAAGATGTGCTTGCAAGTGGCTGTGCCGCAAGAGATCGCTCGGCCGCCTGGGCCCTGCTGGGGTCCCAGACCCGGGCCCTGCGTTGGCACCCCGGGGGATGGCCTGCGTCCGGCGTTGGCGCAGGCATGGACCTGCCGTTCCAAAGGTTCGTGCCATCGAACCCAGGAACAAGCGCGCTGTCAGTGTGCCAGCGGCAGCTGCAGCTGTTCCAGCGGCGTGTCGTCGGGTTGGGCCAGCATGCGCTTGAGTGTCTCGCCCATGGGAAGGTTCAGGTTCACGTTCTTGGGCGGGATCGGCTGGGTGAACCATTTGGCGTAGAGCTGGTGGATCTCACCGTTCTTCATCATCTGGCGCAAGGCGGCATCCACGGCTTTTTTTACTTCCGGGTCGCGCCGGGTGAACTGGATGGCAATCGGCTCGGCGCCAATCACCTCGCCCACAATCTTCCAGCCCTGGGGGTTCTTGGACTGGGCGATCACGCCCGCCAGCAGGTTGTCGTCCAGCACAAAGGCATCGACGCGGCCGGCTTCGAGTTGCAGCATGCTTTCAAAATGGTCCTTGCCCATGCGGGTGTCGAACTGGATGCTGTGGGCATCGGCGTACTTGCGCAGAATCTGCACGGCCGTGGTGCCGGTGGTGGCAACCACTTTCTTGCCATTCAACTGCTGAAAGCTGGTGATGGGCGAATGGGCCGGCACGGCCATGCGGACCTCGCTCACATAGGTGGTCAGACCGAAGGCCACCTGCTCCTGGCGGCGCAGGGTATTGGTCATGCTGGCGCAGTTGAAGTCGGCCGTGCCGTTGTCGATCAACGGCATGGTGTTCTGGGCCGTCAGCACCATGTACTTCAGCCGGGCCTTGGGCGCGATGGCATGGATCACCTTCTGGCACAGCTCCAGGTGGTAGCCGGTGAAGGTTTCGTTGGCGTCCAGCGTATAGACCATGGGAGAGGCGCTTTCGCGCACGCCCACCACCACGGTGCCGCCGTCGCGCCATTTCTGCAGGGTGGCCGACGGGGCGGCATGGACAGACAAGGCACTGGCCGACAGGGCCAGCAGGGCGACAGACCCGGCAAACACAGAACGCATGGCAAAAAAAGGAGGCGCTACCGCGGCAGCGCCTCTCAAAGGAAGTTGGGGGGAGGGCGCCTATTCTTCCAGATGCTTCATGCCTTGCAGTGGAATGCTTATGCCCCCGGCAGCGCCGTCGCTTCGGGTGTGCCTGCCGACGCTGCCGGGAAATCACACATCTATGGATGGCAGGCGCCGCAGCGGCGTGCGCGGCCCGCGGATGCCCAGGCAGCCGTGGCTCTTCAGCCGGGCTGCCGTGCCACGGACTGCTGCAGCTGCCGGTGCGCCGGGCTGTGCAGATCGGCCGGCAACTGGTGTTTGGCCTGCAGGTAGTGGTGGGTGTAGACCTCCAGATACGCCTCCAGTGCCTGGCCGGCGCGCTGGTCGTACGGGTGACCGCTCAGCTCCAGGCACAGGGCCGCCACTTCGCTGGTGCAGAAATGGTCGTCGCGTTGGGAGCGGCGCAGGCGGTAGCGGCTGATCTGCTCGGGCTGCAGCCCCAGCACCGGAAAGCGATCCAGATAGGGGCTTTTGCGGAACATCTTGCGCGCTTCGGGCCAGGTGGCGTCCAGCAGGATGAACAGCGGCCTTCTGGCTGCAGCCGCACTGGCGGCTTCGCCGGTGTGGCCGGAAGGAGCCGATGGAGCGGGGGGCAGTGCCTGCACGGCGCGTTCGGGCGGTTGCACATATTCGCTGGGGAAGACCACATAGGGCTGCCACTGCGGGTCGGCCAGCAGGGCCTCCAGGGCCGGATCGATGGCGGTGCGCGCCCAGCCAAAGGCCCAGGTGGACTGCACCACATCGGCGATCAGCCAACCGGTGTTGCTGGGCTTGAGCGGCTCGGCGTCGTGCATCAGCAGACAAAAGCCGGCATGCGTGGGCAGATCGGGGCGCAGCGCACAGATGCAGTGGCTGGGCCGCAGGCGGCAGCCCTCGCAGCGTTCGCCCTTGGGGCCGCCCCGAGCCAGAAACGGTCGGGTGCTGCGCGCCAGTCGGGCGTCGCGCAGGCGGGCGACCGCATGGGGGGCTACCAGCGGCGGCGTGGTGGCGGAGGGACTGGCGTGCGGGGACGCCATGCAAGAGGACGGGTCAGAGGAAAACGGCACGCTCGCGATTGTCCGCGCAAAGCGGGCCGCACCGGCGCGCATGGGCATGGGGCAGTGCAGAGGCCACCACCGCGGGGGTGGGGGGCGTGCATGCCTGGGAAAGAAAGGAATGGAGCGTTCAGCCGCCCAGGCATTCCAGCTCGAACAGCGGCAGTTCGGCCTGGCGGCTCAGCCACACGCCGCCGCCCAGTTCCTTGCAAAAAGGCTGCAGGCCACGGCGGTACAGTTCGGCGCGGTGGCGGTACAGGCGGGGGTCGGTCAGCTCTTCGTCGATGATGTCGCGCTCATAGTCTTCGCGCGCCACGGCCTCGATGTACAGGCCCCCGCGGGTGAGACGGCCTAGATTGGCCAGGGCCTTCTTGAGGTCGGCTGGGTTCAGATAGGGCAGCACGCCCTGGCAGATCACCAGATCAAATGGCTGGCCGTCGGCCGGCTGCCAGTCCACCACCGAGCCCTGGGCCCAGCCATAGCGTTCGCACAGATAGCGGCTGAACTCCACGCCCTGGTAGCTGGCGCCAGGGAAATGCTGCTGCACCGCATCCCGCCACAGGCCGATGCCGCAGCCCACATCCAGCACGCGGTGCACGGGGACGCGCAGATACGCCAAGTACGAGCAGACAAACGTCCCCAGCCGCCGCGCGTGCTCGGGGTCGATCACGCTGGTTTTCTTGTCGAAGTAAAAGCGCTGGTAGTACGCCTCGTCAAACCACTCGCCGCTTGCTGATTGCACGCAGTCTCCTTTGCTGAAGCGCCCATGCGCTGTGGCGGCCGAGTATGGCCCAGGCCGTCACCATGCGTGGGGCGCTGCGGTATTGCGTACGGCACTGTCTGTGCAGGCTGCCGGGACGAGGGCGGAAGGCATGCACGGCCCCGGGATGGGGCAGACGGACGGGCGGCCGACCGGGATGCACGGGTTTGCCCGGAAATGGGGCAGGGAGCGGGTCAGGCCGGCCTGCGCAGACCGCAGGGTTCTGTCACAAAGAGCCGCTTGTACGCAGGTTTTGTGCATATTTGAAAAACAGTCTGCACGATTATATAGACTACCATAAAACCATTATTTATTCAATCTGATAAATACCTATGCGCATTTTCTGTGATGGAGAATGAAGCAGGTAATTTGTTCAGCAAAATCAGCCACCTGTCTGCACTGGGTGCTATTTGATTTATTGAAATCTGAATAATTTGAATATTCCCTGCAAGGCCTCGCCATTCAAAACTCCAAGGGATATTCAATATGTTTTCTCGTCGCCAATTCCTGGCCGCTGCTGCATTGCCAGCCGCCTTGCCGCTGGCACCCACGGCCTGGGCACAGTCCAATGTGGTGCGTCTGGTGGTGGGCTTTGCCGCCGGTGGTGCGGCCGATTTTGTGGCCCGCCAGCTGGCGCAGAATCTGCAGGCCGAACTGGGCGCCACCGTGGTGGTGGACAACCGTCCTGGTGCCGGCGGGCGCATTGCGGTGGATATGGCCAGGAACGCCAAGGCCGATGGCCTGACCCTGCTGGTCACACCCGGCTCCATCCTCACCATCTACCCCCATGTCTACGACAGGCTCAGCTACCAGCCGCTGCGCGACCTGGTGCCGGTGGCCAACCTCTGCGCCGTGCCCTACAGCGTGAACATCGGCCCCGGGGTGCCAGCTTCGGTCACCACGCTCAAGGAATTTGGCCAGTGGCTCAAGGCCCACCCGCAGCAGGCCAGCTACGGATCGCCCGGCGCCGGTACCACGCCGCACTTTCTGGGCGCCATGTTTGCCGCCAGCGCAGGCGTGGACTATCTGCATGTGCCCTACAAGGGCGGTTCGCTGGCGCTGCAGGACGTCATGGGCGGCCAGCTGACATCCAGCTTCAATGTGGTCAGCGAGGCCGTACCCCATGCCGCCAGCCCCAAGCTGCGCGTGCTGGCGGTCTCCAGCCCGCAGCGCATTGCCCAGTTGCCCAAGGTGCCGACATTTGCCGAACTGGGCATGAAGGAGCTGACCAGCCAGGAATGGATCGGTCTGCTGGCCCCCAAGGGCACCAAGCCCGAGGTGGCGGCCCGCCTGCACGATGCCGCCAACCGCGCCTTTGCCCAGCCGGCCGTGCAGAAGGCCCTGGCCGAAATGGCGTTTGGCGTGACCACCAGCACCCAGGCCGAATTTGCCCAGTTGCTCAAAGGGGACCTCGACAAATGGGGCCCCGTGGTGCGCAGCACGGGTTTCAAGGCCGAGGCCTGAGACGCTGGCGCGCAGCAGCGGAGCGCCTGCATAGACAGAAAATCAGGTATGACTTGCATGAAATATGCAACATGGTTATAATTCGTTCCGTTGTTTGCGCAAACAATGCTGATCTCACGCCAGCACGTCGGGCACCCGACGAGAAAAATACAAGTGACAGCTGCAGAGACGTTCTGCCGTAAAACGGTGATCGCGTAAGAGTCATCGTCCAATACTGAAAGCCCGTACCGGTTCGCCGCTGCGGGCTTTTTCACGTCTGATGCCCTGATTTCGATAGCAGCCTGCGCTGGTCCCGCCAACAAGAACAGACCAAAAGAGCGGCAGTCCTGCTTGGTGCCGGCTGCGGAAGAGGGCCGAGGGGGCGGCGTAAAGTGGTGTGAATTGCGTTGCCTGTGGTGCGAAGGGCCTTGAAATCTTTGTTTTAAAGATATATCTTAGATGCATCTTGACCGAGGAATTCACCATGCATCCCCATCCCCACCACGCTTTCCACAGCCCGCGCGGCATGCACCATGACGGCGGCGAAGGCGGCCGAGGACACGGCCGCGAACATGGCCATGGCGGCCCGCAGCATGGCCCGGGCGCGGAACGCCACCGCCGCGAGCGCATGTTCGAGGCCGGCGGTCTCAAGCTCATCGCCCTGCACCTGATCGCCCAGCAACCCAGCCACGGCTATGACGTGATCCGCGCCATTGGCGAGCTGGTCGGTGGCGACTACCAGCCCAGCCCCGGCACCATCTACCCCACCCTGAGCTATCTGGTCGACATGGGCCATGCGACCGCCACCGAAGTGGAAGGCGGCCGCAAGCGCTACGCCGTCACGCCCGAAGGCCAGGCCGCGCTGCAGGAGCAGGATGGCGCGCTGCAGCAGCTGCTGGCCCGTCTGGCCCACGGCAAGGACCGCGAAGCCCGCCAGCGCCCGGCCGGCCTGGTGCGTGCCATGGAAAACTTCAAGACGGCGCTGCGCCTGAAGACCCACGGCCAGCCCGGCGTGCCAGCGGCGCCGTTGACCGACGCCCAGGTAACGGCCATCGCAGCGATCCTGGACGAAGCCGCGTTGAAAATTGAAAAAGCCTGAAAGCCCGGGCAGGTCGCCGCCCGGTCCGGACGCCGTCCGGCTGTGCGTTCCTGCCACCGCAAGGGCTGTGGCCTATTGCCGCTCCGCCCAGGGCTCGTTCGGCAGGCAGGTTGCGACATAGTCGATGAACGCCTGCACCCGCGCTGGGCGGATGCGTCCCGGTGGCGTGAGGATGTGCAGCGCGATCGGGTCGGCCTGCCAGTCTTCCATCGCCACCTGCAACTGGCCTGACTGCAGCAGCGGCCAGACCAGGAATGCCGGTTGCAGTGCCAGTCCCATGCCTGCCAGCAGGGCGGGGGTCAGCGCCTCGGCATTGTTGGCGTGCAACTGGGCATGCACGACCTGGGTGAATTCGCCCTGCTGCGCATGGCGGAAGTGCCAGGGCGCACCATGGGGCGTGTGGCCGTAGTGCAGGGCGCGGTGTTGCCGCAGGTCGCTGGGATGCCGGGGGTGGCCATGGCGCTGAAAGTACGCCGGCGCACCGACCAGCAGCAGCCGCACCCGGCACAGCCGGCGGGCCAGCAGGCTGGAATCTTCCAGGTTGGCAATGCGCAGTGCCAGGTCAAAGCGTTCGGCAATCAGGTCCACCTGGGCATCGCTGAACTGGACCTGCAGATCCACGTCCGGATGCTGCAGCATGAAGCCCGGCAGCAGAGGGGCCAGCCGCGAGATGCCGAACGTCATGGGCGCCGCCACGCGCACCTGCCCGCGCAGGCTGGTGGCATGGTCCATGACTTCGGTTTCCACCGATTCACCTTCCTGCAGGATGCGGGTGGCGCGCTCCAGTGCGGCCTGGCCGGCATCGGTCAGCGCCACACGCCGCGAGGTGCGGTGCAGCAGCATGGTCTTGAGGCGGCTCTCCAGCCGGGAGATCGCTTTGGACACCGTGGCCTGCGACAGCGACAGCTCTTGCGCCGTGCGCGCGAATGAACCCGTTTCAGCCACCTTGGCAAAGATGGCCCAGGCTTCCAGATCCGGCAGTTTTTTCATGGGGTGGTAAGTCGCTGTAGGCCGACGCACTGTAAGACTGCAGGCCTCTGGATAGGGTATCGAAAAGTGAAAGCCAGATATTCGATAGCTGTCATCTCACTGCACATGCCGGGCAACTAGACTTTGCTCCACCATCGCGTCAGCAAAGGATGACACATGATTGAGCGTCGATCGTTGGACAGCCTGGGCGGGGCCAACCATGGCTGGTTGGATGCCAAGCACCATTTCTCGTTTGCCGACTACCATGACCCCAAGCGCATGCACTGGGGCAGTCTGCGGGTCTGGAATGACGATGCCATCCAGCCTGGCAGCGGCTTTCCCCCGCATTCGCACGGGGACATGGAAATCATCACCTATGTGCGCCAAGGTGCCATCACGCACGAAGACAACCTGGGCAACAAAGGACGCACGCCGGCGGGGGATGTGCAGGTCATGAGTGCCGGCAGCGGCATCACCCACGCCGAGTACAACCTGGAGCCGGGTGTCACCCGCATCTTCCAGATCTGGGTCATTCCCGACCGCCGGGGCGAGAAGCCGAGCTGGGGTAGCCAGGCCTTCCCCAAGGGCGACCGTGCGGGGGCATTTGTCACGCTGGCCAGCGGCATGGCGGGCGACCACGATGTGCTGCCACTGCGCACCGACGCACGTGTGCTGGGCGCCACCATCCCAGCCGGGGACAGCGTGGAATACCACTTTGCCCATGCCGACCGCTATGGCTATCTGGTACTGGCCACGGGGGCTGCCTCCGTCAACGGCGTGGACTTGCGCCAGCAGGATGGCGCGGCCATCCACGACGAAACCCGCATCCGGATCACTGCCAGCGAAGACACCGAAGTC comes from the Comamonas terrigena NBRC 13299 genome and includes:
- a CDS encoding LysR family transcriptional regulator yields the protein MKKLPDLEAWAIFAKVAETGSFARTAQELSLSQATVSKAISRLESRLKTMLLHRTSRRVALTDAGQAALERATRILQEGESVETEVMDHATSLRGQVRVAAPMTFGISRLAPLLPGFMLQHPDVDLQVQFSDAQVDLIAERFDLALRIANLEDSSLLARRLCRVRLLLVGAPAYFQRHGHPRHPSDLRQHRALHYGHTPHGAPWHFRHAQQGEFTQVVHAQLHANNAEALTPALLAGMGLALQPAFLVWPLLQSGQLQVAMEDWQADPIALHILTPPGRIRPARVQAFIDYVATCLPNEPWAERQ
- a CDS encoding pirin family protein — protein: MIERRSLDSLGGANHGWLDAKHHFSFADYHDPKRMHWGSLRVWNDDAIQPGSGFPPHSHGDMEIITYVRQGAITHEDNLGNKGRTPAGDVQVMSAGSGITHAEYNLEPGVTRIFQIWVIPDRRGEKPSWGSQAFPKGDRAGAFVTLASGMAGDHDVLPLRTDARVLGATIPAGDSVEYHFAHADRYGYLVLATGAASVNGVDLRQQDGAAIHDETRIRITASEDTEVVLVDAAPLP